In the Campylobacter sp. RM6914 genome, one interval contains:
- a CDS encoding XRE family transcriptional regulator: protein MVLGKKIRLIREEQGLNQSELADKLSITSRTLQNYEYGTSIPDIKLMQKMAQIFQVPIGYFLDDNFDVSSIKNDVSRVVSNDVSLKKAEKLQHLKNTISEQENKLINLRFFPSVSAAAGYGANNDNESFKNIPITASFLTDVLRIPARQYDVINVLGNSMEPFLKDGDMVLVLPTHEASNGEIVIANLGGDLYVKKLLKDPIKKRIRLTSMNELYEDIVVEDDELDQLKIVGVVKKVLPSGVISA from the coding sequence ATGGTTTTAGGAAAAAAAATTCGTTTAATAAGAGAAGAGCAAGGGTTGAACCAATCTGAATTGGCAGATAAGTTAAGTATTACAAGTCGAACTCTACAAAATTATGAATATGGCACCAGTATCCCAGACATAAAATTGATGCAAAAAATGGCTCAAATTTTTCAAGTGCCTATTGGGTATTTTTTAGATGACAATTTTGACGTTAGTAGCATAAAAAATGACGTAAGTCGTGTCGTAAGTAATGACGTTAGTCTAAAAAAAGCAGAAAAGCTGCAACACTTAAAAAACACCATAAGCGAACAAGAAAATAAGCTTATAAATTTACGCTTTTTCCCTAGCGTTAGTGCAGCCGCTGGATACGGTGCAAATAACGACAATGAGAGCTTTAAAAACATACCGATTACAGCTTCTTTTTTAACAGATGTATTACGTATACCGGCTAGACAATACGACGTTATAAATGTGCTTGGTAACAGCATGGAACCGTTTTTAAAAGACGGCGATATGGTGCTTGTCTTGCCTACGCACGAGGCCAGCAACGGCGAGATAGTCATAGCAAACCTCGGTGGTGATCTATATGTCAAAAAGCTACTTAAAGACCCGATAAAAAAGCGTATTCGTCTAACTTCCATGAATGAGCTTTATGAAGATATAGTAGTAGAGGACGACGAGCTAGACCAGCTTAAAATCGTGGGCGTAGTTAAAAAAGTGCTTCCATCAGGTGTAATCTCGGCATAA